The following are encoded together in the Jaculus jaculus isolate mJacJac1 chromosome 3, mJacJac1.mat.Y.cur, whole genome shotgun sequence genome:
- the LOC101618037 gene encoding histone H4 transcription factor isoform X3 produces MRNHVNHYKCPLCDMTCPLPSSLRNHMRFRHSEDRPFKCDCCDYSCKNLIDLRKHLDTHSKESAYRCDFENCGFSARSLSSIKSHYRKVHEGDSEPRYKCHVCDKCFTRGNNLTVHLRKKHQFKWPSGHPRFRYKEHEDGYMRLQLVRYESVELTQQLLRQLQEGSDLGVTLNDSSLQGIVLETVLGEPGPEEEAEEDVGDEGTALSAFQDNPSPVIHVVNQTTTQGQQEVVYYVLSEAPGEPPPAPVPPSGDLMEKLQGIPENPEVQMV; encoded by the exons ATGCGTAACCATG TGAATCACTATAAATGCCCCTTGTGTGACATGACCTGCCCACTGCCTTCTTCCCTCCGCAACCACATGCGCTTTCGACATAGTGAGGACCGGCCCTTTAAATGTGACTGTTGTGACTACAG TTGCAAGAATCTGATTGACCTCCGGAAGCACCTGGACACCCATAGCAAGGAGTCAGCCTACAGGTGTGATTTTGAGAACTGCGGCTTCAGTGCCCGGTCGCTAAGCTCTATCAAGTCCCATTATCGCAAAGTGCATGAA GGAGACTCAGAGCCAAGGTACAAATGTCACGTGTGTGACAAATGCTTCACACGTGGCAACAACCTTACCGTGCACCTTCGCAAGAAGCACCAGTTCAAGTGGCCCTCAGGGCACCCCCGTTTTCG GTACAAGGAGCATGAAGACGGCTACATGCGGCTGCAGCTGGTTCGCTACGAGAGCGTGGAGCTGACGCAGCAGCTACTGCGGCAGCTACAAGAGGGATCAGACTTGGGAGTGACGCTGAACGACAGCAGCCTGCAGGGCATTGTTCTAGAAACTGTGCTGGGGGAGCCAGGACCTGAAGAAGAGGCGGAAGAGGATGTGGGTGACGAGGGGACTGCCCTCTCAGCTTTTCAGGACAACCCCAGCCCTGTCATCCATGTGGTAAATCAGACCACCACCCAGGGCCAGCAAGAGGTTGTCTACTATGTGCTGTCAGAAGCCCCAGGAGAGCCCCCACCAGCCCCTGTACCACCCTCGGGGGACCtcatggaaaagcttcaaggaaTACCTGAGAATCCAGAGGTCCAGATGGTGTAA
- the LOC101618037 gene encoding histone H4 transcription factor isoform X2 has protein sequence MFANNTKFLDHIRRQTSLDQQRFQCSHCSKRFATERLLRDHMRNHVNHYKCPLCDMTCPLPSSLRNHMRFRHSEDRPFKCDCCDYSCKNLIDLRKHLDTHSKESAYRCDFENCGFSARSLSSIKSHYRKVHEGDSEPRYKCHVCDKCFTRGNNLTVHLRKKHQFKWPSGHPRFRYKEHEDGYMRLQLVRYESVELTQQLLRQLQEGSDLGVTLNDSSLQGIVLETVLGEPGPEEEAEEDVGDEGTALSAFQDNPSPVIHVVNQTTTQGQQEVVYYVLSEAPGEPPPAPVPPSGDLMEKLQGIPENPEVQMV, from the exons ATGTTTGCCAACAACACCAAGTTCTTAGATCACATCCGTCGCCAGACTTCATTGGATC AGCAGCGGTTTCAGTGCTCTCACTGCTCCAAGAGATTTGCCACAGAGCGGCTTTTGCGGGACCACATGCGTAACCATG TGAATCACTATAAATGCCCCTTGTGTGACATGACCTGCCCACTGCCTTCTTCCCTCCGCAACCACATGCGCTTTCGACATAGTGAGGACCGGCCCTTTAAATGTGACTGTTGTGACTACAG TTGCAAGAATCTGATTGACCTCCGGAAGCACCTGGACACCCATAGCAAGGAGTCAGCCTACAGGTGTGATTTTGAGAACTGCGGCTTCAGTGCCCGGTCGCTAAGCTCTATCAAGTCCCATTATCGCAAAGTGCATGAA GGAGACTCAGAGCCAAGGTACAAATGTCACGTGTGTGACAAATGCTTCACACGTGGCAACAACCTTACCGTGCACCTTCGCAAGAAGCACCAGTTCAAGTGGCCCTCAGGGCACCCCCGTTTTCG GTACAAGGAGCATGAAGACGGCTACATGCGGCTGCAGCTGGTTCGCTACGAGAGCGTGGAGCTGACGCAGCAGCTACTGCGGCAGCTACAAGAGGGATCAGACTTGGGAGTGACGCTGAACGACAGCAGCCTGCAGGGCATTGTTCTAGAAACTGTGCTGGGGGAGCCAGGACCTGAAGAAGAGGCGGAAGAGGATGTGGGTGACGAGGGGACTGCCCTCTCAGCTTTTCAGGACAACCCCAGCCCTGTCATCCATGTGGTAAATCAGACCACCACCCAGGGCCAGCAAGAGGTTGTCTACTATGTGCTGTCAGAAGCCCCAGGAGAGCCCCCACCAGCCCCTGTACCACCCTCGGGGGACCtcatggaaaagcttcaaggaaTACCTGAGAATCCAGAGGTCCAGATGGTGTAA
- the LOC101618037 gene encoding histone H4 transcription factor isoform X1 — translation MSPPGKVPRKENLWLQCEWGSCSFVCSTMEEFFQHVTQHLQQHMHGPREEDEEDDPLEEEFSCLWQECGFCSLDNSTDLIRHVYFHCYHTKLKQWGLQALQSQADLSPCILDFQSRNVIPDVPGFLCLWEHCESSFDNPEWFYRHVDAHSLCCEYQAVSKDNHVVLCGWKGCTCTFKDRCKLREHLRSHTQEKVVACPTCGGMFANNTKFLDHIRRQTSLDQQRFQCSHCSKRFATERLLRDHMRNHVNHYKCPLCDMTCPLPSSLRNHMRFRHSEDRPFKCDCCDYSCKNLIDLRKHLDTHSKESAYRCDFENCGFSARSLSSIKSHYRKVHEGDSEPRYKCHVCDKCFTRGNNLTVHLRKKHQFKWPSGHPRFRYKEHEDGYMRLQLVRYESVELTQQLLRQLQEGSDLGVTLNDSSLQGIVLETVLGEPGPEEEAEEDVGDEGTALSAFQDNPSPVIHVVNQTTTQGQQEVVYYVLSEAPGEPPPAPVPPSGDLMEKLQGIPENPEVQMV, via the exons ATGTCTCCTCCTGGGAAAGTTCCCCGGAAGGAGAACCTgtggctccagtgtgagtggggGTCCTGTTCCTTTGTGTGTTCCACCATGGAGGAGTTTTTCCAGCATGTCACTCAGCACCTGCAGCAGCACATGCATGGCCCcagggaggaagatgaggaagatgaCCCACTTG AGGAAGAATTCTCCTGTTTGTGGCAGGAGTGTGGCTTTTGCTCTCTGGATAATTCCACTGACCTCATCCGCCATGTCTACTTCCACTGCTACCATACCAAGCTGAAACAGTGGGGGCTGCAAGCCTTGCaaagccaggctgacctcagtcCCTGCATCTTGGACTTCCAGAGCCGCAACGTCATTCCTGATGTcccaggcttcctgtgtctgtggGAACATTGTGAG AGCTCCTTCGACAATCCTGAGTGGTTCTATCGGCACGTGGACGCACACAGCCTGTGCTGTGAATACCAAGCTGTCAGCAAGGACAACCATGTGGTGCTGTGTGGCTGGAAAG GCTGCACCTGCACCTTCAAGGACCGGTGTAAGCTTCGAGAACACCTTCGTAGCCACACCCAGGAAAAAGTGGTGGCCTGCCCCACCTGTGGGGGCATGTTTGCCAACAACACCAAGTTCTTAGATCACATCCGTCGCCAGACTTCATTGGATC AGCAGCGGTTTCAGTGCTCTCACTGCTCCAAGAGATTTGCCACAGAGCGGCTTTTGCGGGACCACATGCGTAACCATG TGAATCACTATAAATGCCCCTTGTGTGACATGACCTGCCCACTGCCTTCTTCCCTCCGCAACCACATGCGCTTTCGACATAGTGAGGACCGGCCCTTTAAATGTGACTGTTGTGACTACAG TTGCAAGAATCTGATTGACCTCCGGAAGCACCTGGACACCCATAGCAAGGAGTCAGCCTACAGGTGTGATTTTGAGAACTGCGGCTTCAGTGCCCGGTCGCTAAGCTCTATCAAGTCCCATTATCGCAAAGTGCATGAA GGAGACTCAGAGCCAAGGTACAAATGTCACGTGTGTGACAAATGCTTCACACGTGGCAACAACCTTACCGTGCACCTTCGCAAGAAGCACCAGTTCAAGTGGCCCTCAGGGCACCCCCGTTTTCG GTACAAGGAGCATGAAGACGGCTACATGCGGCTGCAGCTGGTTCGCTACGAGAGCGTGGAGCTGACGCAGCAGCTACTGCGGCAGCTACAAGAGGGATCAGACTTGGGAGTGACGCTGAACGACAGCAGCCTGCAGGGCATTGTTCTAGAAACTGTGCTGGGGGAGCCAGGACCTGAAGAAGAGGCGGAAGAGGATGTGGGTGACGAGGGGACTGCCCTCTCAGCTTTTCAGGACAACCCCAGCCCTGTCATCCATGTGGTAAATCAGACCACCACCCAGGGCCAGCAAGAGGTTGTCTACTATGTGCTGTCAGAAGCCCCAGGAGAGCCCCCACCAGCCCCTGTACCACCCTCGGGGGACCtcatggaaaagcttcaaggaaTACCTGAGAATCCAGAGGTCCAGATGGTGTAA